In Malus sylvestris chromosome 15, drMalSylv7.2, whole genome shotgun sequence, a single genomic region encodes these proteins:
- the LOC126602787 gene encoding ribosomal RNA small subunit methyltransferase, mitochondrial-like, whose translation MAAAIEGLETEEKKDGYLQLHKSKGQHLLTNQRILDKIVKKSAIKPTDTVLEIGPGTGNLTLNLVEAAQSVFVVELDKRMVEVLQKRVEESGVQDRLTVINKDALKAEFPPFDLVVANIPYGISSPLVAKLVYGARLFRSTTLLLQREFARRLLAKPCDSEFNRLAVNVNLVADVEFVMDVSKKEFVPCPEVDSSVVIIRPKAEVPNINLDEWWAFIKACFCKKNRTLGATFKQKKKVMELLGMFNLAGSNGEGKDYISSSDNDDDEGKSDEEEFSPSSCSEIGASSFKEKLIGVLKSGNFEDKRPSKLSNEELLHLLAMFNQKGIYFHDHS comes from the exons ATGGCAGCTGCAATTGAG GGCTTGGAAACGGAGGAGAAAAAGGATGGTTATTTGCAGTTACACAAGAGCAAAGGGCAGCACCTTTTAACCAATCAACGGATTCTCgacaaaattgttaaaaaatccGCAATAAAACCCACCGACACCGTCCTCGAGATTGGACCCGGCACCGGAAATCTCACGCTCAATCTTGTAGAAGCCGCCCAGAGCGTCTTCGTCGTCGAACTCGATAAGCGGATGGTGGAGGTTCTCCAAAAACGTGTTGAGGAGAGTGGGGTTCAAGACCGTTTGACT GTTATCAATAAAGATGCATTGAAGGCGGAGTTTCCTCCGTTTGATCTTGTTGTGGCGAACATTCCATACGGCATATCTTCGCCTCTGGTAGCTAAATTGGTTTACGGGGCAAGGCTGTTTCGTAGCACCACACTGCTGCTGCAAAGGGAGTTTGCGAGGAGATTGTTGGCCAAGCCATGCGACTCGGAGTTCAACCGCTTGGCTGTGAATGTGAACCTGGTGGCCGATGTCGAGTTTGTCATGGATGTGAGCAAGAAGGAGTTTGTTCCGTGCCCAGAAGTTGATTCGTCTGTTGTTATAATCCGCCCGAAAGCTGAAGTTCCGAATATTAATCTGGACGAGTGGTGGGCTTTCATAAAAGCTTGTTTCTGTAAGAAGAACAGAACGCTTGGGGCAACCttcaaacaaaagaagaaggTGATGGAGCTACTGGGGATGTTCAATTTGGCAGGCTCAAATGGTGAAGGCAAAGATTATATTAGTAGCAGCGACAACGATGACGATGAAGGAAAGAGTGATGAAGAGGAGTTTTCTCCGTCTTCTTGCTCGGAAATAGGGGCGAGTTCTTTCAAGGAGAAGTTAATTGGGGTTCTGAAATCAGGTAATTTTGAAGACAAGCGGCCTTCAAAGCTGTCGAATGAGGAGTTATTGCATTTACTGGCAATGTTTAATCAAAAGGGAATTTACTTTCATGATCACTCTTAA